The DNA region GCTACGTCTAAACCTTCGGCAAACATCTTTATTGGTGTCAGTAAAACTGGCGTCATTATGATGGAAAACCGTCAGGTTGATATCGAACGTGTAACGGCTAACGTAGAACGTATGCTAGCGGAAGCACCAGAAGCAGCAGTACTTATTCAAGCAGACAAAGACGCTTTACATGGTGTCGTTGTTAAGGTTCTTGATAATGTAAAAGCTGCCGGTATTGACAAAATTTCAATATCAGCGGGGAATGAGTAATATGCTAAGAGCACTCGTATCAATTATCATTGGTGCCGCAGTGACTTTCGGGCTGTTTGCTTTCATGGCTTTCCTAGTCGGCGGCGGTGCACAACGCAACGATGAGTCAGCGGACACACCTGTTATTGAAATTACGATGGATAAACAGGATTCGAAGGCACAGAAAAAACCAAGGGTTACTCCTGAGCCACCTCCACCACCGGAGCAGCCACCTAAGCCGGATACTACTCCGCCTGATTCATCATCTAATATTGACACTAATATGTCGTTCAATATGGGTGGTATCCAAGCGGGCGGACCAAGTACTGGTTTTAAACTCGGTAACATGATGACTCGTGACGGTGATGCGACTCCTATTGTTCGTATTGAGCCTCAGTATCCAATTGCTGCTGCACGTGATGGTAAAGAAGGTTACGTTCAACTGTCTTTTACTATTAACGAACTTGGCGGTGTGGAAGACGTTACTGTCATCAAGGCTGAACCTCGACGAGTATTCGATCGTGAAGCTGTTCGCGCTTTGAAAAAGTGGAAGTACAAACCAAAGATTGTTGATGGCAAACCATTAAAACAACCTGGTATGACAGTTCAATTGGACTTCACATTAGAGAAAGGAGGTAGATAATGCGTATAGTTACTAGTATCGCTACAGCGTTATTACTTTCAGTCTGTGGAAGTGCATTATTGTCTAGCACTGTAGTTGCTGCCGAGAAGTGTGAAATTGATAAACGTCAATCTCGTGCTGTTGGCGCAAGCGCTGCAAAAAAAGTTCAAAAATCTTTTGAAGCATATACTGAAGGTAACTTAGACGAAGCAATTTCAATTTTGCTTGAGGCTAATGCTAACAACGATTTCGACAAAGCGTATGTCGACCGTATGTTAGGTAACTTTTATGCTGAAAAAGGTCAGATGAAAACAGCGATAAAGTATTTAAAGACTGCTGTTGATGCTGATATTCTTGGTGGTACAGATCATGCTGCAACAATGCGTTTGTATGCAGATTTATTACTACAAGAGAAACAATTTAAAGAAGCAATTCCATATTATTATAAGTGGATGGAGTTTACCTGTAAGTCTGATGCACAAATGTATCGTCGAATAGGTATTGCCTACACTGAGTTAAAAGAATGGAATAAAGTACTTCAAGTAGCAGATAAAGGTTTATCTTTATCTGACACACCTGATAAAGGTTTATATCAGATGAAGTTAACCGCTTACTTTAACCAGAAAAAGTACAAAGAAGCCGTTAAAGTGTTAGAAACGATGGTACCTTTGTTCCAAGATGACAAACGTCTCTGGGTTCAGTTAGCTCAGTTTTACTTAATGACTGAAGACTATGATAAATCACTAGCGACATATGATTTAGCATATAAAAATGGCTTTTTAGAGACAGACAGTAACATTACTCGTTTGGCTCAATTGTTAGCACAAAAAGGCTCGCCTTATAAAGCTGCTACCATTTTTGAAAAGCATATAAAGTCAGGTCTAATTGCTGAAAACGCGAAAAGTTTAAAAACTCTAGCTGGTTTTTATCATAATGCTAAAGAGCTAAAAGAAGCTGCTTACTACTATGGTAAAGCTGCCGCAATTAGCAATGAGGGTGATTTGTATTTAAAACAAGGTCGTATTCTTGCTTTAGATCAAAAATACAATGACGCTATACCAGTGCTTAAAAAGGCACTTGATGCGGGTATTGATAATCCTGGTGAAGCTCAGTTTGAGCTAGCTTTAGCATACTTAAGCCTTAAAAAGTACAAGTCTGCTTATAAGCGAGCATTACTTGCCGCTAATGATAAGAAGACAGAACGAAGTGCTAAGAGCTATATTTCTTATATTAAAGATAAAGCTCGGATGCATAACGTAACGCTTTAGTTGTCATCTCGATTAAAAAAAGCCCCTTTATGGGGCTTTTTTATTAGCTTATAAAACCATTTAATCATTTATGTTAACTGACGTGTTGCATTTATATTGCTGTATCGGTTCAAAAGGTTGCAGTTTTTAGAGCATTTTGGGGTGAACTGAGCAAGTTTAATTGTTAGTTTATGTGTATTTACTGAAGTTTTGTTTCATGTAAAGCAAGGCATGGATACAATGAATAAATTGTCTGGTGTTGCCCATCATAAAGAATGAGCATCAATATTTTAACATTGATTGATAATCTGCATTAAGGCAAGCATGCGTGTCTAGTCTATAAAACTGAAAGCGCTTCTTCATGCATTTTAAATTAATAATGATAGCCAATGTATCACTAGGTGCAGGATGATCAAAAAGGTTCAATTGCCGCGTGACATCAACTTGACATTTTGAGCATGAATTTGTAATCAATACAGTGTTAATTTTATATTCATGTGTATTGTGTTTGGCTTATATCAATAACAATGACTAAAAGTTTAATTATCACTTAGCTTTAATGATAACCATAACAAACTAACATATTACTGCTAACTATATGACTTTAGGTCTAATATTGCCCTAGTTAATGTGTATTAAGGAATCATAAAAATGAATAAAACATTATTGGCGCTTAGTGTGTCCTTACTATTGGCCGCTCAAGGTTGTTCAGATGGCTCAACAGTTTCTCCTGCTTCAGAATCTGCCTCAAAGTCTAGCGCTGCAGTGATGACTCAATCTGCTTCAGAGCAGTATTTAGCGATGGCAGATAATTTTTTTAATGATCAATTAAAGCTTGAACCTATTTATGCCACTTTTGTGGGTGTTAATGATTATAACGACCAATTTGGTGGCGCATTAACAGAAGAATATTTAAAGGCCCGTCATGACTTAAATAGTCAATATTTTAGTCAAGCTAAATCCATCGATGCAGATA from Shewanella polaris includes:
- a CDS encoding ExbD/TolR family protein; the protein is MARKKHSTMEEEAQIDMTPMLDIVFIMLIFFIVTTSFVKPSGLDYNKPKASQATSKPSANIFIGVSKTGVIMMENRQVDIERVTANVERMLAEAPEAAVLIQADKDALHGVVVKVLDNVKAAGIDKISISAGNE
- a CDS encoding energy transducer TonB, which gives rise to MLRALVSIIIGAAVTFGLFAFMAFLVGGGAQRNDESADTPVIEITMDKQDSKAQKKPRVTPEPPPPPEQPPKPDTTPPDSSSNIDTNMSFNMGGIQAGGPSTGFKLGNMMTRDGDATPIVRIEPQYPIAAARDGKEGYVQLSFTINELGGVEDVTVIKAEPRRVFDREAVRALKKWKYKPKIVDGKPLKQPGMTVQLDFTLEKGGR
- a CDS encoding tetratricopeptide repeat protein — its product is MRIVTSIATALLLSVCGSALLSSTVVAAEKCEIDKRQSRAVGASAAKKVQKSFEAYTEGNLDEAISILLEANANNDFDKAYVDRMLGNFYAEKGQMKTAIKYLKTAVDADILGGTDHAATMRLYADLLLQEKQFKEAIPYYYKWMEFTCKSDAQMYRRIGIAYTELKEWNKVLQVADKGLSLSDTPDKGLYQMKLTAYFNQKKYKEAVKVLETMVPLFQDDKRLWVQLAQFYLMTEDYDKSLATYDLAYKNGFLETDSNITRLAQLLAQKGSPYKAATIFEKHIKSGLIAENAKSLKTLAGFYHNAKELKEAAYYYGKAAAISNEGDLYLKQGRILALDQKYNDAIPVLKKALDAGIDNPGEAQFELALAYLSLKKYKSAYKRALLAANDKKTERSAKSYISYIKDKARMHNVTL